The window CATGATTTTGTAAGATAAATGATTgataataccttttttttttctttagcttTATATATTAATGAGCGATTTCATTGAAAATGCtgctcttttccttctttttaatttttttctagacattatttttatttttttataatattgtaATCTCTTTCTTAGTTGTTGTGTCTGGTCACTATGAGGCTCTACCCTTCCTCGCCGGTCACCCTGGGTGCTTTTGCTCTTGATGGCATCGGGCGGGGAACGACGTGGCGGACAGGCAATGGATCTCGTCTGAGGGCAGCGGTGACGGGCGAGGAAGGGCTGACGATAGTGACGGAGTCCGTGAAGGTGATAGGGGTGATGGCCAGAAGAGGAAAGGAAAGGATAtttataagattataaaaaaaaaagggtattatttaaaataaaaaaataaaaaagcagaGATATCTATGATTGTTGAATGGGTAACACTCTGGATCGTTGAATCGGTCCATGATGTCCTTTCGACTGGCGCGCGCTTGGCCTTCGAGTCCAAGTTCGAGCACTTCAAATGTGGCCTTTTCTAGGGAAGACAATGTCAACAGACTTACATGGGATTATCTCGTTCGGGTTCCGACCGAGACCAACGTGCTCAGAGTCACGTCGTCGTCAACTTATGGGGGTGCAGATGAGGTAGTGCCGCCGTGTCAGATCGTGGGACCCGCGTGAGTGAGGTGGGTCCTTTCCGTAACTTGCTCGTTCGACGGCGACGGATGCACCAGCTGCTTTTTTGATCCACACGGGTTGTTGGACTCAGTCCCTATTCCACGGGGCCGCGTTGGGCTGCGAAATGACGAGGGTGTCCTCCGTTCATGCGGACGGAGTCGGAGGAAGTCGGGGGCGCTCTCGTCCACTTAAGTAGCTTCTTCTAGAAGCGGTTTTCGACTCGGAAACGATGACTCGGACTTGGTCCGCTTGACAGGACCGTATGCCTGCGGCTCCCTCCATCGACGGCATCCTCATCCGACATGGACGACGATCGCCGCACGCGTTGCTTTCGGATTCGGGCAAAAGGACTCCGAAAGCAAGCACGCGGACGCCTGTGGTGATCCCCTCGAGCCAATACATCCCCCTCTCCGTGAATAAAAGGCGCCTCCGTTCATCGCATCGGGAGGGGGCTCCAAGCTAGGATGAATCGAACTGCTTGACTGAAGCAAGGATGCACGCGACGGGCTTATACTCCTCTTCCCTCAGCCGCGACCAGGTTCGCGTCATGGACGCCGGCGCTAGCAAGCAGCAGGAGATGTTGCTGCTCGACTTCCAGCGTTGCGTCGCCGACCTCTGCGTCGACCTCTCCGACGCGGCCGCGCCCGGCGCCCGCGACTTCCTCTCCCTCTCATGGGTCCGCAGGCTCCTCGACGCCTTCCTCATGTGCCACGCGGAGTTCCGGGCTCTTCTCCAGGAAAGCCGCACGCTCGTCGCAAGATCGCCACTCGACCGTCTCGTCGCGGACTTCTCCGACCGCGCCGTCAAGGCCCTCGACATATGCAACGCCGCCCGCGACGGTATTGATCAGATCCGCCGCTGGCGAACCCATCTCGAGATCGTGGTCGCAGCGCTAGGCCCAGACGCCGGCACCTCACGCCACGGGATCAGCGAGGGCCAGCTACGCCGCGCCCGGAAGGCCCTGGCCGACCTCGCCGACCTCATGCTCGACGACCAGGACGCCGGCGCCGCTCTCACCCGCCGCCACCGCTCCTTCGGCCGCAGCGGATCGTCTTTCTCTTTGCCGAAAAGCGgccgccacctctccagcctccgCTCCCTCTCCTGGAGCGCGTCCCGCCCGTGGTCAGCGTCGCGTTTGCTGCAGGCCATCGGGAGCAACGTTGCCGCGCCCCGCAGCCACGAGGTGGTCGCCACCGCGGGGTTCGCGGTGCCCGTGTACACTATGAGCGCGGTGCTCTTCCTAACGATGCGGGCCCTGGTGGCGGCGATCCCCTGCCAGGACCGCGGCCTCCAGGCCCACTTCTCGGTCCCGCGGACCTTCGCGTGGGGGGTGCCCATGACGTCGCTCCACGAGCGGATGATGGAGGAGTCGAGGAAGGACAGGAAGAGCCGGGCGGGCCTGCTGAAGGAGATCCAGCAGATAGAGAGGTGCACGAACCGATTGACGGAGCAGATAGAGAGCATTCGATTGCCGATGTCGGCGGAGGAGGAAAAGGGGCTGCGGCAGAGGGTGGAGGAGTTGGCGCAGGTCTGCGAGGCTCTTCAGGAAGGGCTCGATCCTTTGGAGCGCCAAGTAAGGGAGGTATTCCTTCGGATCGTGCGCAGCCGAACCGCAGGCCTCGATTGCTTGTCACGAGCCGCCCAATGAACGAGCAAATaagcctttcttttctttctttctttcttctgttACTGGTGATCCTACAAGGCCGGAGAGTGATGCCTGGGCCCTTTTTTACCAGTTCAGTCTGACTTAGTTCTTCAGCCCTCCAAACAAGAACACTTGGTTCTTGTATGGAGTGTCGAGTTATGTATTTACTTCATAGAAAGATCGTAGAGCTGTGTTTTTATGGTTGTCTCAGATTGGGGTATAATCTAACCTGAGACTGTATTTTACCGGTGATTGCagtatagatttttttttgttttttccagGATGTTCTCCAGTCACTTGTGCATCATAAGTTGGTTGGGAATTTCTTACTTAAAGAGATGCTAAAAAGAGAGATTGTGCTATGATATTTGCCGCTAAATAGTAATTCGATCACAATGCAGCTCATTTCTTCAAACTGTATAGAAAGCATCAACACCAATGAATTCTCTTCGCTGATTAAAAAGATCTTCAACTATCTTTTAATGCTTACGGTGATACTCAAAAATCACAGGATCATCAAATTTAAGGCAAACAATACTTGGTCACTTGCAAGGAAGTGAGCAACAGGAATCCaaagctaaaaaagaaaaaaaagaaaaagctggGCATTTAATAAACTGCAAAATGGTAAAACTTGGGCATCACTAACCTCAAATTTTGTAGGTGGTAGTCCATGTCCCAAAAGCGCGCCAACATAAACCGGAATATTGGCAACAAAAACCGAATTGAGAGAACAGGTACCTATAAGCCATGAGCCAATGTACATCTTGAAAAACAGTTGAACCTTATTCGATGAGTTTGAGTTTTAGACAAATGAAAAATGCAAAACTCCAGCAAACTGGCATGAAATCTAGAGTAGATTGGGGCTTGAATATAATGATGCAAGAATAATATACAACCATTTGGCACTACATATCTCATTCTAACATGCTAACCTGAAGTTGTCGAACCTTTCTGCTCCATTCAGATGGTGTTGTTCCTGGTCTAGTCTTCAAGGCTTAGTCTCAGTTGGAACGATGGATGATCATCAAATGCATCAGCGACCAAATAGTGTGGGAACAAATCGTCTGAAACAAAGGACTAGAGCTAATTAGCAATTTTAAGCTGTCAAAAGCTGCTTTGAAGAAAGAGAAGTGAATTGGGAGTCGGTACTTTCCTTTGACCAACATTACTTTCATTACAGAATTTCTCATCTGAGCACAGTTCTCCTTTGATCATCGATAAGAATTGACAAGCTACAAGTTTGGGCAGCTACTGTTGTTAAAGAAAACTTCAAGACTCTGGGCCCAGCATAGATGAAAGTGTGAAAAGTGTCACTAACATCCTAAAATAAAAGAGTGAtgtaattttgcattattgatgcAAAAACATTACTAGTCAGGAAGCTGCATAACACAACACTATCTACAAATTCCTCCTCTGTTTGTTTCCATCCATTAATCTTCACAAATGAGTATTTTCAGGAAAAAATGTCAGCATGGATCTTCAAGGAAAAAGCCAGGTGCATCAGCTATGCCATATATTATGTTTTCCTTGCTGTGCGCTGTGAGCAGAATGGACTTCCTTCTTTGGACAATAATATTGTCatcagcttaggaaatatctaccACTGCATGGAATGAGTCCTTCGGAGAACAGGCAGTGGTTTCCTGCTCTCATTAACTGGGATAATATTCACCATAAGCTGAAAAAGATCAAAGTAGCAAGAACAATTAACTCTActgttcataaaatttaaaagggcTACACAGGTTACAACCATAGTACAAGTGGAAAAGTATGAAAAAATATTCATAAGCAGCCATAATAACTAATTGAGAAAGCTGTTCACTAAAATTAGAATGTCGAACCAAATTGAGAGCTGTACTTAGCTCTTTGTGAAACCAAATTGAATTCGTGTTGTTCATAGGAAGAATTAAAATTGAGatcttacacacacacacacacacacacacacacacacacacatatatatatatatatatatatatatatatatatatatatatatatataaagttcctGACGTGATATCATCTCATGGATAGGGTCAAGCAAGTGTtttgagcaaaaataattgcatcCTTGGATTTTCATCTTGATGGCCCTCTAAACTTTCTTTCTCAAGATGCAACCATAATTTTTGCCAACTATCTTCTTAATCATAATTTAATAGAAAATATCCATCAAGTCCATCAATAAAAGCACATGTACTAAATACAAGGAAAATTTGGAAAAATAGGAAATGGCAAAGATACTAACTGTAGtacaaaaatcatgacatcacacTTTCTAGTCATTGTGCATAACTCCCTAGACAACCTTAATGACCTTTTGTAGAAAAGTGTTCCTATTTCAATGGAGTTTAAAATGTTAAAACAGGCATTGGGCAAAACTTGAGAATAGGTTGGATAAAACAGGGATTGGACATGAAACTTAAAAGTTGCGCCTGAGTTACTTGTAAAGTTATGCCTATCATGTCTCCTGATATTAGACTAATGAATTATCACAATCGcccatgcaaaaataaaattccaTGTGGAAGGCAGCCCAAAATCAACCTCCTGGATTCTCATATTGGACCAACccaaaataatattattcttGGAGTGAACAAGGTAATAATCATCTTCGCATGTGCCAACCCACAAGGACAGGCCCATGAAGTTACTCCTGTTTCAATCATCATGGCCTGATAAACTATTATCCCGGAAATTTGGATAGAATTGTTATTAATCACTAACAAAAAACAATAAGGTCCAAGTCAAACGGCAACTCTATTAAGTATTTACTTAACCAGACCAATTATCATGCTAGAAGGCAACTAGGAGAAATGCAATGTGTTCTTCTAGTGTACCTCATCATGATTAATGTGCCATAACTCGAGAATAGGCCTTAATCATGAAAGATATATTACTAAAGCTCAAGTCTAACAGTAACTCTATCATCTTTAAAAAACCAACCACTAACATGCCAGAATTAAGGCAGGAAAGATATAAAGCAATGTGTTCTACTGCACCTCAGCTGGACTGTCCTTGGCCTGTAGACTAGTCTCCCAATCTCCAACCTACTCAACTCCACAAACTTCCAATCCCCTCTACCAATCTCTGATGACAAATCAAATAATGTTTTTTGAAATTATCAGAGTTGAGATTCTCATGACCCTTTTTTGTCTCTTCAGAGAAGATTCTATCCACTGCAGAGCAATAAGATCTCCATGAGAGTAGCTAGTCAATTCCAATAACTCGTACAATCGATCACCAACAAAACTCATAGAAGGAACATCCACAACCTTAACCAACTGTCTTCTAAAGAATGTAAACAACAACTTGTTAAGTATTAGCAAGACATCTTGATAAATGGAATGTGAACATCACTACAAAGCAAACAACCAAAAAGCAAAGAACACATAATTGAGACCAAGGCAGCACAATTGAAACTATATTTGCTTAGAAAGATTTGATTTtacacaaaaaaaaatgatttatgcACACCTATATGTAATGAATCTATTGGACTGATATTTCCAGATACCAAAGTACGAGAGGAGAATAACAGAGTGTATGTGTGAGACAGAGATAGAGAGAGGCACACATATCACAACATTTACAGAGAAATAACAAGAGAAGGGTGTAAGTAGAGCAAGATCATAAACACCAGATATAGTTCCAGCAAATTATATTGAAAAGAAGTGATATGCCAACTTTTGTAACTATTAAAATTTAACAACTAAAAAAACTATAAAATTTATCTTGTTCAAAGAGAGAGACATTGGCACTTAGAGAGGAATATTTAAATTAAGAGTGAGACAAGAATGCAAAGAGGCAAATAGATAATGAGAAACATACAACAGAAAAATGAGCCGAAGAGAGAGCACAAACAAAAAACATGAGAGTGAGTCAGCGACACTTCGAGTAGAtcatattaaaagaaagaaatataccaACCTTATCAGGGAAACAATCTAAATATGTCTCAAGATGATGACGAGGTTTAACATAAAATGGAGTTCTTAACGCCTGGAAATAAAGCAATATAATAGCAGAACTACAATCATCCTAATCCATTCTATCAGCATAAGAAAGATACTTTTCACTAGAAATGACAGAAGTGTGCACCTGCTGAAATCTCATCTTGTGCTGCTCCTCCTGCAACCATATAAACTTATGATCATAAAAAATGATTATAAAAATTAGATGTCAAGAAAGCACAAAATATCATTTGATTCCACTGAGCAACAAGTAAGACTGTCCCTCGACAAGACAATTTACACCAGGCATATGTCTTTCAATCAAGAGATGTTGTGCATGATTTTGCTGTTCAAACTGTAAGATCACCCACTCATGCCAAATAAAGAATGTTCAAAATCATCACATTCTAATGTCATCCCTAAATGAAATTATTGAGAAGGTACAAGGTCTATTTGTGCCGTGGTTGAGAGTAAGTACTTGGTAATATAAGAAAAACAGAAATATTTCAATTGAAATGACCTCATGTTATATGTCTAAACTCATCCTGTCAATTTACCCATCAAATAAGTTTGAATTCTCTACAGAGACTCCAGATGATGTCCTTTAATAAGGAAGCCATAGAAAAGAAAAGGTAGGATCCTACTAAATAAATACCTGTTCTCTTACGAGCGTAACGTTTTCCTCCTCCAACCGTGTCACCAGAGACTCAAGCTCTACAGTGTAAGCCTGAAAGGAACCAAACACTGTAAGTATTAGCCTGCAACAACATCTGACCAGCACAAAGTTGGGGGAATAAGAAAGAATGAGATCGCAGACCTGTTTCCTCTCTCTCGACCTCGCAGCCGACTCCCTGTTCTTGATCATCCTCTTCTGCCTCCGCAGCACCACTTTATCCACTGGATCATCCAACACCACTCTCTTCCTCGCTCTCCGCCCTCCACTCTCCAAGGCACTCCCAAACCCGAGCATCGGATTCTCCAGCGGCAACTGCTGCTCCTGCTGACAAAACCGCCCACCGATCGCCGGATCCACCACGAACCCTGTCGAAACCCCGACGTCCTCCTCCCTCACTGCGCCAGTCCTCGCCAAGAACTCCTCGAGGGTCACCTCCCCGTCTGCCCCCGCCGCCGCGTCCTCGTACCCCGATCCAGCCCCGTCGGGGATCTCCCAAACCACATCCGCCGTCGTGCCAGCGGCGTTCCTAGGCAGGGGCAGGGGGAACGGCGGCTGGGCGCAGAAACCGCGGAGGAGGTGGTCCATGCTCACGGATCCGAGGGCCTCAGTCTGGTCGCACGATGCGGCGGAGGCATACGCGGAAGATTGGCGGGCAACGTCGGAGCTCGCGGACGACGAGGGCGACGCCATCACCCGTGGCGACGCCATGCGAGGTAGGAATGAGGGGCTAGGGTTCCTTCTGCTTCTAGTCTCGCGGCGTGGGTTTGTGCGGTTTTGTCCACCGATCTCggtcggagagagagagagagagaggatgagttCGAAATGGGAATTCAAGAAGATTGAGGGGCTCGTGAGCGAAAATTTAAAGCAGGGGGGAACGTGGATAAAAAGTTCGGCGTCTCATCCGGGGGACTGGCATGCGTCAGTCGAACCACACCGCAATGTCGGATCTGGACGGTCCCATTACGTGGACCCTCAGCAGGCAGGACCGCGCCGTGGATCGGTCACCGTGGCGTGTGCGAGTCAACATTGACCCATGAATACGCCTTTGAGATTCGCGCATGGTTTCGAGAGTCTTCGGGATTCGTGCATCGACTTGACCAGAAGAGCGTCACGAGCTGTAGCCGTTGTGCGAACACGATTCGGATCACATGTTCGTAAGCTCACTCAACAGCCTGCGGCTCCCATTCTCCCTGTCATAAGCAGTTGGGCTCCCATCTCCAAATTACACCTTCCCTTCCTTCAAACGGCACGTGACTTCCTCTCAGATGCACTTGCACCATTAAAGGCATGCAGAATCCCTGCTACCACCTTTGCACCTAATAGCTGAAAGCCATGCAAACTCTCCCAAGAAAGCCAAGTGGCTGCTGCCTATGAACTATACTTTAATATACCAAACCAAAAAAGAAATGTAAcgaaaacaaagaaaaatgagGACTTTTGTCACTATTAATCGACCATTTAATACATTTTTTAGGGCCTTGGTGTCCTAAGAATGTACCAGAGAGAATAACTCTGTTGACCAACCAAAGTAGCTCACATTGCAATGACATCAGGGAAAGAGTCCTCGATGCGTTGTTTGTATGGAACAATGACAGCACGTAACAAGCACTTGATGGAAATACAAACTGGCAATTCCGGAGCACATTGCAAGACTGAAGAATACCTTCAGATATCAGAAGAAAATGCATGATAAGAATCTGGTGCCCGATCGAGATTCTCCCTAAAGCCAACTGAGGCATAGAAGCAGAATGAAATACTGTTTCAAAGGTGAAACAAAAATTTTAGTGCTCCAGATGGAAAACATATTCTGTTAAACGCTGTAATTTGCTGGGATCTAATTTCTGCTCGGTGATGATCTTGGGCTTCTTCACAGTCAGCATCTTAGATGACGAATCCAATGTCCACCCATGCTGCAATGCATCTGCACGTAGCAAACACATTCACAATCACTTAAGCAATTTACCAAAGAAGTCACAAATGAAGTATAGAACAAGCCACCATATCACCAAAACTAAAACAAACCTACCAAATTCCTATGTAAGGCATTAAAGGTGTTCAAAGGGATGCAATGGTCATTAATGGTGCTTGGTTCCTGAGTTTGCGTGGCATAACCTAGTTAGCACTAACATACAAAATCTGACAGAAAAAGAATTAACCAGTGTAGTTCAATTTTTAGACTCTCACTTCACCCTCTTCTAGTCTTATTCAATTCTATCTCAGCTTGGCAGTCGATCAGCAACTTTTCAGTGGAGAGCAAACAGGTAACTGTATGCTTTCCTATTGGCCAGAGATGATAATATGGAGGTTGGTGGGTCATATCGAGACAGAAACCAGATTCCAAGTGGTTTCCAGCAGCTCTGTGAAAGGCTTCAGCAAGAGATTCAAGTGATTCGGATGAAAGCATAGGACACTAGATTTTGTTGTAATCAAAGCTCCTTCCAGTGCTCTGTTTAGGAGAACCCCTGTTCGTGCTTTGCAAATTTCTAATTGAGAAACATGAAGGAATATAGTACTGTTCTAAGACTTGCAACATCTTATCCAAGAAGATTTGACTCAAAGGCGCTTCCAAAAGATCTAGTCCTCGACATAAAAGATAaaagacatttggtatcagactgGTGGTCCATTGCATGATTAAAATTTTTCCATATCCTATGTAAGCCAAAGATGACTAAAATAAAATATAGATCATAAAAGTGATGATAACACTCAATCTATATATCCATATTCTAGGAAAGGTGGCAGGTCAAGGAAGATGATTATCAACAGATTTGGCACTTGAcattcaaaattattttaattaagaaAAGTCAACTAATACTTTAAGTTATTTAAAATTCACAAAAAAAGGAATTATTCGATGAAACAAAGAAAAGTATTTGAATAAGATACACTAAAACTGGAACCTTAAGGGCATAATAGACATGGCAATTaggaataaaaatatcaataagcATTCACatcacaattttttttattactataTTGTTTAAACACAAAAATTCATGATAAACATACTACATGCTCACAAACAAATTAGTAtgctgtagagataaaattatgtgATAATACTTTTTTACCAATAATTCAGGATGCACAAAATCAAAAAATTGTTTTAAATAAATTCATGCAGTCACTTTCAACGTACAATTTGTGGCTTCATCCTCGTTCATTCCCAAAAAATGAGCGACATCAGCAACCCCAATTGTGGAATATGCTGAACTTAATAGCTGAAACATCTTCTTGGTATAGTTCTCTGTGGCATCACATAACAAGGATTAGATACAAATTATTCAAATTGCTGGTAACTTGCTTCTAAGAACTTAAATCAACAGAAAAACCATCAAAGGATTATTGTCAAGAATAGTATTCAATCATGAAGTAGAAGTAAAGAATATCAACAAATTATGAAGTAAATCCAATTCAATTCTAGCTAGTGTTTCACACATGCATGAAGACTACATAATATTCAATTTCTTCATATATCTCATTTGAGTGCCCTTATGTCATACATAATTCCCTTATATATAGTAACAGTAGCATAAAGAAGAAAACATAATGAGAAAATTTTGCTCGATAACATGAAGTGCAAGTTGGGCCTTTTCTACAAAATTGCAATGTTAATTTTTAGACTAGTTCAGCAATCATCCCTCTGGCAATCTAAAGCATGACTGATTTGATAAATGGATTTCTTTGTAGTGAGAAACAATTTCTTTGTTTCCTGGCTTCTGAATAGGTCTTTAGAGAGAAGATGAGATTTCCAATCTGCAAAGTCCATACTTCAACACAGTGCTACAGATCCATCAATGAAAAATAATAACCTTCGCTGGCTCTCCCTCAACAAAAGCTGTGGTAGAAAGCAGATCAAAAATGCACATGCGGCACACGTAGATCGacaaaatcaagatgatgatggcAGCCACGAGAAAGATAATTAGGATGGAATATGCAGGAATGCCAGGAAAAGTTGTGTAAATGACTACGATTGAAGCAACTGATTCCAATTTCTCACATGCTTCTTCAGTTGTATTTAGGTATTTGGGCTTTTTATGCAGTTTTGAGTGACAAACGTAAACTATTCAATCATTTGGTTATCATGCCATTCTAAGACAATGAATCAATTAGCTTAGGAAATTAATAAACCAAAACCTTAACTTTAAGTTGAGTGTGACTCTATGTGATGCATAATCAGTCAGTTTCTTTAACAAAAACAGGCACAGTTATTGAGAGCAAGGAGTTTGATCCAAATCAAGAACTTTAGCAAAATAccattaattaatataaataaccATATACAATGGTATGAGCATCCACCATTGTTCACAACAATAATGTGACAACCACAAATGTTATCATCTAGCTATATAATAAAGATCACGCAGACAAGTGACTAATATCATTATCTTCATCTAACTTATTCACGTGAAGCAGTAATTCCATTTAAGCATTTTCAAAGAAGATTCTTCTGGAAAAGATAATCAGTGTGACATCTACAAGGATAAGTATAACTTCAATCGATTTGGTGATATAATGCAATGCCAAAAAATTTGTTAATCAATGGATGGTGAAGTTAATATAATATTTGGACTGGGGATACAATGAGGAAGTTTTTATTCATTTCCAGGCTTTAAAACAGCAAAATTTCCAATAATTCAGTTTCCTTTCAGTCACATGCATTCCTCAAAGTGAATACGATGAATACACTTAACAAATGAAAAGCAACCAGGAGATTGAACATGTAAGCCAGAGGCTTCCGATCAACCTACAAGTTGAAAAATATGGATTATCATCCAAGAAAGCAGAAATGGAATACAGAATTGTCTCATGAGCTTCCttgatgcaacctcccctgactaaTCTCAGGAAGGATATATCAGCAAACATACTGCATCAATTTACCTGATGTTCTTGCAATAGCTTACCTTCCTAAGCAATAGGCAAATATAGCCTTAAATTTCACAATGAAACCAAGCATCAAACAGAAAGCATCCATGTTATCACTCTTGAAACCTAAAGGATGCCTTCAACTTCAAGAGCCCTAATACTGTTCATCTATAAACAAGCCATCTTCTACAGAACCCATCATCAGATAGAGTTTCTTACGCTATGTTCACTGTTCTTTCTAATTCCTACAAACAAGGTTTAGAATAAAATGTAAATAAACGGTTTTGGTTTGGGAATATTGTGAGGCAGTTTTGACATAATGTTCTGTTCAATTAAGAATATAACTAGAACATGCATTTTTGGACCATGATAGGATATGTGCAGTTAACAACGAAAAGCAACTAGGAGGCTGAATACTTGTGTATAGGAGAATGTGTCTCGTGTAAACTACCATTTTATGTGAACTGATATGAGATAGGCGTGTGAGCCAGACACTATGTCCTATATGCTAGTATCCAAGAAACAATAATTTCCACTATAATTGCATTATAATTAATAGAAAACAGATTATAGAAACATAAACATCAAAAAGATGAGTAAGGATATTGGAATTCCATAATTGTATTACAGTATACCAAACGTCCCTTATAGATTAAAAAGGAGTTGGAGCGATGCAGTTTGGTGTAATAAGTTTACTACCCTTTATTGCGAATTCACTAAAATTTTACTTGCGAATCTAGAAATGTTCACAGTGGCAAAAAAACGAAAGACGAACCTGAGAAGGCAGTAACCAAGCCGGCGACTTCAGGGCTCCACTCGAACCCACGAATTGCATCATAAACCCCAGCGTAATCACGAGTCCAAAGGCACTGCCCGATCCTCCAAGCAGCCACGAGCTCTGGTTTGCTCTCCTTGAACCCCTGGGGTATCGATTTCCACAAAAACCTCGCGCTGTTCCTGAAACAAACACAACCATTGATCACTTCAGCCGATGAATCAACAGGTTTAGATAAACCAAAGACGCGACTCACAGATCGTTCGCAAATATGTGGCCCAGAAGATGGACCGTGAAGGGCCAGTCCTCTTGGTAGGCGATCCCCCGCGAGGCAACCTAATAATCCAAGGATCAATAACTCGACGGTCTCGACAAGCATCAAATATCGGGAAAATGGAAGAGAAGATCGAGCTTCAAAACCCTAGGAAACCCTAATGGAGGGGAAGGGAGATGTTACCTGTAGCATCAGCTCGTCGCAGGCATCAGCGATCGTGGCGTAGGATCCAGAGGCCACGGCGTTTTGGATTGGCGACAGATCCATCGCGAGGCAGGCGGCAGCGTCCCTCCCGTTCCCCTCCTCTGCAGGCTTGGTGTCGAGGTCGGCGTCTGTTTTTATTGTCGCAACGTGGTTTTGCTTTCGAAAACAAAAAAATTGAAACAGAAGCaagatttattttgttttttcgtCTCTAGTGTCATGATGACAGCCACGGCG of the Musa acuminata AAA Group cultivar baxijiao chromosome BXJ3-2, Cavendish_Baxijiao_AAA, whole genome shotgun sequence genome contains:
- the LOC135630826 gene encoding protein ROH1D-like, yielding MHATGLYSSSLSRDQVRVMDAGASKQQEMLLLDFQRCVADLCVDLSDAAAPGARDFLSLSWVRRLLDAFLMCHAEFRALLQESRTLVARSPLDRLVADFSDRAVKALDICNAARDGIDQIRRWRTHLEIVVAALGPDAGTSRHGISEGQLRRARKALADLADLMLDDQDAGAALTRRHRSFGRSGSSFSLPKSGRHLSSLRSLSWSASRPWSASRLLQAIGSNVAAPRSHEVVATAGFAVPVYTMSAVLFLTMRALVAAIPCQDRGLQAHFSVPRTFAWGVPMTSLHERMMEESRKDRKSRAGLLKEIQQIERCTNRLTEQIESIRLPMSAEEEKGLRQRVEELAQVCEALQEGLDPLERQVREVFLRIVRSRTAGLDCLSRAAQ
- the LOC135630827 gene encoding bZIP transcription factor 12-like — translated: MASPRVMASPSSSASSDVARQSSAYASAASCDQTEALGSVSMDHLLRGFCAQPPFPLPLPRNAAGTTADVVWEIPDGAGSGYEDAAAGADGEVTLEEFLARTGAVREEDVGVSTGFVVDPAIGGRFCQQEQQLPLENPMLGFGSALESGGRRARKRVVLDDPVDKVVLRRQKRMIKNRESAARSRERKQAYTVELESLVTRLEEENVTLVREQEEQHKMRFQQLMVNIIPVNESRKPLPVLRRTHSMQW
- the LOC135631261 gene encoding COP9 signalosome complex subunit 8-like; translated protein: MDLSPIQNAVASGSYATIADACDELMLQVASRGIAYQEDWPFTVHLLGHIFANDLNSARFLWKSIPQGFKESKPELVAAWRIGQCLWTRDYAGVYDAIRGFEWSPEVAGLVTAFSENYTKKMFQLLSSAYSTIGVADVAHFLGMNEDEATNYALQHGWTLDSSSKMLTVKKPKIITEQKLDPSKLQRLTEYVFHLEH